AGCCGGGCAGCGCCTCGTACCAGAAGTCGAAGACGTCGTCGTTCATGGCGACGGCCTTCTTCACGAAGTCCAGGATGCTGATCAGCCGGCTCAGGTAGTCGGTGAACAGTGTCGGCTGGGGCATGGTGCCGACGCCGCCGGGATAGACCGTGGACGGGTGGACGTGCCGGCCCTCCATGAGGCAGAACATCTCCCGCGTCGTCCGGCTGACCTTCAGCGCCTCCTTGTAGACCTCGCCCTCGAACGGGTTGTAGGCCCGCAGGATGTCGGCGATCGTCCGGTAGCCGTGGATGTCCCGGCCGGGTGCCGCGGTGGCTTCCGCGCGGGCGAGGACGCTGGGGTTGGTCTGCTTGACCATCGCCTCGCAGAAGTCGACGAAGACGAGATTGTCCTGGAAGAGGGTGTGGTCGAACATGTACTCGGCGGCCTCGCCGAGGTTGATGATCCACTCGGCCAGCGGCGGGGTCTTGATGCCGTACGCCATGTTCTGCGCGTAGACGGAGCAGGTCGTGTGGTTGTCGCCGCAGATGCCGCAGATCCGGCTGGTGATGAAGCCCGCGTCCCGCGGATCCTTCCCCTTCATGAACACCGAGTAGCCGCGGAACAGCGACGACGTGGTGTGGCACTCGGCGACCACGCGGTTCGCGAAGTCGATCTTCGTGTAGACGCCCAGGTTGCCGATGATCCGGGTGATCGGATCCCAGGCCATCTCCACCAGCTCGCCGGGTTTCTGGCCGGCGGCCGGCTTCGGCTTCGTCGCGGTCACGGTCGGTTCCTCTCGATTGCTGCCTGTCGCCGGGGATCTGCCGGACCGTACGGGCGCCACCGAGGGTTGTAGCCGCTGGTGAGCTCCGGGCCGTTGTGGTGCCACTTCGGTTCCCGGTTGGCGGTGACGTTGGTGATGCCGCGCAGGCGGCGGATCAAGGCGCCGTACGGCTTGATGAGCAACGTGGACAGGCTGCCACCGGGGGGCATGTCCATGAACGGCATGAACTTGTCGGGAAAGCCGGGCATGGTGCAGCCGATGCAGATGCCGCCGACGTTGGGGCAGCCACCCACCCCGCCCATCCAGCCGCGCTTCGGGACGTTGCAGTTGATGACCGGCCCCCAGCAGCCGATCTTCACCTGGCACTTGGGCGAGTTGTAGTCCTTGGCGAAGTCGGCCTGCTCGTAGTAGGCGGCCCGGTCGCAGCCCTCGTGCACGGTCTTGCCGAACAACCATTGCGGTCGCAGCATGTGATCCAGCGGCGGGGGCGGCGCCGAGCCGGCGGCGTGGTAGAGGACCCAGGTCAGGGTCTCCATGAAGTTCTCCGGCTGGATCGGGCAGCCGGGCACGTTGACGATCGGCAAGCCCCCCTGGGATCGGAAGTCCCAGCCGAGATAGTCGGCCAGACCCATGCACCCCGTCGGGTTGCCGGCCATGGCGTGAATGCCGCCGTACGTCGCGCACGTGCCGGCCGCGACGACCGCCCACGCCTTGGGCGCCAACTGGTCGATCCACCAGTTCAGGGTCAGCGGCTCGCCGGTCTTCTCGTCGTTGCCGAACGACGTCCAGTACCCCTCGCCGTTGATGTTCTCGTTCGGGATCGAACCCTCGATGACGAGGATGAACGGCTCGATCATCTCCCCACGGGCCGCCCGGCGGTACGGCGCCAGAAACTCCTCACCGCCGGCTGCCGGCGACAACACCTTGTTGTGCAGGTTGACCTTCGGCAGACCGGGAATGAGCCCGAGCGCGATGTCCTCGATCGCCGGCTGAGCGGAGGCCGTCATCGCCACGGAATCGCCGTCACAACTCATGCCCTCGGAGATCCACAGGATCGTGATCTCGTCGAACCCGTTCTCCTGCGGGATCACCGCGGTGTCGCCGCTGCGCTGCGTCATGTGCGTGGCCTCCCTTGCATGCGATCCCGCAACCGGTCGTAGATGGCCGCCACCGGCGCCGCGAGGGCCAGCGCCGGCGGCTTGTCCGGCGCGTGCGGGTGCGGGCGGGTCGGGGCCCGTTGCTTGCCCTGGTCGATCTCCTGCCCCAGTTCCTGGAGGGCCTGCTCGTCGGTCCGGGCGCACAACTGGGGCATGAGCTCGTTCTCGTCGTCCTGCACGTGCCGGGCGACGGCGGACGCCAGCCGCTCCATCAGCTCGTCCTGCGCGCGGTCGCCGGCCCGGCAGCGGTCCAGATCGAGGAGCAACTCCTTGATGGGCGCATGCCCGGCGAGGTGTCGGTCGACCTCTCCGTCGGCCAACACTCTCGCGGCGAACGGGTAGAAGAGCACCTCCTCCAGCGCGGCATGCTTCGACAGTTCGCGGACGAGGATCTCCACCACGCCGCGGCGCTGCGCGTCCGACTCCGCGGCCCGGTAGTCCCGGAACAGCTGCTCCACGATGCGATGGTCGTGCCGCAGCAACTCGGTGGCGTCCATCAGACCGCTCGCAGCTCGGCGCTGTCCACCGTGATGGACTCCAGCACCACGTCGTCGCTGCCGCTGACGTCGATGTCGACGCCCCCACACCCCGGGCAGGCCACCATCGCCAGATGGTCGTGAACCGGTGCGCTCCGGCCGCAGCCATGGCACTGCACCGTCATCGGCTCCAGGATCAGATCAACAGCGGCGTCCGCGACCACCGTGCCGGCCGCGGCCACCTGAATGCCCTGCGTGACGACGTCGGGGTCGACCGGGTGGCCCCCGATCCGCACCCGCAGGCCGCTGACCCGCCGCCCGGCGGCTCGACGTACCGCCGCCGCGACGATGGCCTCGGACAGACCGGTCTCGTGCATCGGCGCTCACCCCCTCTCGGCTGCCGCTTGCTGCGGGCTCTTCGGCCGCCTGGCGGTGGCGGTGAGCGCGGCTTCCTCCGCTGCGATCCCCACCACCATCCCGACCGCCTCGTCGATCGCGGCCGCCACCGGAGCGGAGAGCCCCATGCGCTCGTCGAGGACGGCGGGTTGGCAACCCACCACGAGGACCCGGTCGACCCTGCCGCCGAGGCTGCCGAGCAGGCGCAGCACCGATTCGGGATCCATGGCGTGCGCGTCGGCGGCCGACGCCTCCAGCACATCGGCCGGCCGCAGCGTCCAGCCCGGGTCGTCCAGGTCCACCTGGAGGACGGCCAACGTGCCGGGCGGTTCGTCCAGCGGCAACGCGTCCACCAGGACCAGCACGTCGTGGCGGCCGTCCAACAGATCGTAGGCCAGGTGCATCCCGCGGATGCCGTAATCGGACACATCCACCCCCGGTGGGAGGACCGCGTCCCGGAGGCGCCGGACGACCTCGACGCCGAACGCGTCATCGCCGAGGAAGATGTTGCCGATGCCGGCCACCAGGATCCGCCCGCTGTCGAGGTCGTTCACGGCGCGGCCGCCTCTCCGGACAACGGTTCGACCTCTTCCGGCCGGAAATGGCGCAGGCGCCCGTACCACTGGTGCAGCTCCGCGCCCGGGTCGTCGTCCACCGTCACGGCCAGGAACCGCGTCCCGTCCACGTCGAGCAGCACCTGCTCCACCCGGCCGGTACGGCCCTCCAGGAACATGTCGTGGGCGTCCGTGCCGCGTCGACGGGGTCGTAACCGGACCCGGCTGCCCCGTGCCAGCACGATGCCCGCGACCAGCACGGTGTCGGTGTCCGACGCGACCTCCGCCTCGGCGCCGGGCTCCCACCAAGGCCGTTCCGGGCCGGTGGCGGCGTCGCCACCCCGGACGGGCGCCAGGGCCCGAATGGCCCCGTGCAACCGTTCGAACACCTCCGGCGGCATCGCGTCGACCCGGTCGAGGATGGCGGCAGCACGGGGGTCGGTGGCCCGGACCTCCCGTTTCTCGTCGTCGGACAGCGTCAGCGTACGCAGCGAGAGGATCTCGTCGATCTCGGTCGCGTCATGCAGGTCGCCCGGGCTCTCCGGGGCGATCTGCGGATGGTCGTAGAGGATGATGGGTGACGAGAGCAGCACGTCGGCGGTGCCAGGCTCGCCGGCGAGCACCGGAAAGGTGTGTACGTTGCGGCAGGTCCGCGCGGCGTGGGCCGCCCACTCGGGCGGGTCGAGCAGGGACATGAACCGCCCCCGGCTGACGGCGACCAGCGTGTGGGCCGCGACCAGGCAGCAGCGCAGCGCCTCGTCCCGCGGGCTGTCCGGCGCCGTTGTCCGGTCCGTGTTCTCGACCCGGATCTCCAGCCGCAGCAGGCGGAACGGTGCCGCACAGGGGACAGCGGAAGCGGTGATCGATGCGGTCAACGGCCATCGTCGGCGCACCAGCCGCCCGACCGCCTCGCCCCGGTCGTCGACCAGCGGCTCGATGTCCTCTCCGCCCGGCACCCGGATGTCGAGGCGGCGGCCACGCCGTAGGTCGCTGACCGACGACTCGATGTCGAACTCCCGGGGTACCGCCTCGTCGAAGCTGAGCTCCGTGCGGCCACCGACCTCGATCCGGTCGACCGGCTGGTACCCGCCGTCGGCCGTCCGGGTCTCGGCCACCTTCCGTTGCAGGTGCAGGAACCGTAACCGAATCCGGACGGTCGCCGTGTCCGGCGCCTCCAGCAGGCACGCGGTCTGCTGCCACGGCGACTCCGCCGAGCCCGCCACGCCGCTGTCGTCCAGTCCGTGCGCCGCTGCCCAGGCCGGAGGCACCAGAACCCCGAACTGCCAGCGGACCCGGTTCTTCACCGATGATCGCCGGTAGGGGTAGAGCAGGTAGCCCTCGTACAGGATCGCGTCCGCGACCGCCTCGGCGCCGTCGAGGCGGGGGCTGGGGCAATCGGTCCGCACGGTGGTCGACCCCTTTCCGGGCACGCAGGAACCGCTCCGGCAAGCGGTCACCCTGGTCTACCCCCCGCGGTCCGGCGGCCGTAAGTGCCCGCCGGCGGTAGGTGACGACCGCACTCACCGGATCAGGTGACCCGGCGCCGGGATGTCTCTGGTCGGGGACGCGGACAGCGGCATGGGTTAGGTGTGGTGCCATGAGCCCTGCGTGGCGCCTGTACTTCACCGAGCGCGGATCGGGTCCGCCCCTCCTGCTCGTGCACGGGTTGATGGTCACCGGCGAGATGTTCGAGCCGGTGATCGGGGATCTCGCCACCCGGCATCGCGTGATCGTGCCCGACCTGCGTGGCCACGGGCGCAGTCGGGGACTTCCGCCGCCGTACGCGCCGGCGCAGCTCGCGGCTGACCTGGCGCAGCTGCTCGAGCGGCTGGGCCTCGACTCCACCGCCGTGCTCGGCTACTCGCAGGGCGGCGCGATCGCCCAACAACTGGCCCTCGACTTCCCCGACCGGTGCGACCGCCTGGTCCTCGCCTGCACCTTCGCCTTCAACATGGCGACCCGGCGGGAGAGGGTGGAGGGCCACCTCGTGCCGCTGATGCTCCGGGCCCTCGGCATGCGGCTGATGGCGAAGCTGATCGTGTCGCGGGCGGCGTCGCCGCTCGGCAGGGAGCGCGCCGACTGGCTCGTCGGGATCATGGCCGACCAGGACCGGACGTCGATGGGCGCCGCCTGGCAGGAGACGATGGCGTTCGACAGCCGGCCCCGGCTGGCGGAGATCACCTGCCCGACGCTCGTCATCGCCGCGTCGGACGATCACGCGGTGCCGATCCACCACGCGAAGCAGCTCCACGACGGCATCGCCGGCTCCCGGCTGATCGTCATCGACGACGCCGACCACGCGCTCATCTGGACGCACTCCGCCGAGTTCGCCCGGGTGACCGGCGACTTCCTCGGCGCCTGACCGGGCCCGGCCGCAGAACTCCGGCCGGGCCTGGCTGACCGCCCGGGGACCGGCCCACTGTTCACCCTCCCGACCGGACTGGGCAGACTGGGCGGATGTCCTCCACCGCTCCGCCCGCTCACCGCCGTCGTACCTCCGCGCTCGTCGCGGCGATCGCCACGCTCGCCATGGCGCTCGGGGTGGGTGCGTGGTCGCTGCGGGACCAGGTTGTCGGCGACGGAGCTGCCCGGGATTCGGCGATCGACGCCGCCCCGGCGGACGGCACCCCCGGCTGCGCCGGGCGGCCGGTGCGGGCGCTGCGCGAGTTGCGCGGCATGTGGATCACGACGGTGAACAACATCGACTGGCCGAGCCGCCCCGGCCTGCCGGCCGAGACGGTGCGGGCGGAGTTCCGGGGCTGGCTGGATCTGGCCGTGCGGCGCCACCACAACGCGGTGTTCGTGCACGTGCGGCCGAGCGGGGACGCGCTCTGGCCGTCCCGGTACGCGCCGTGGTCGCAGTGGCTGACCGGGCGACGCGACGGCCGTGATCCGGGCTGGGACCCGATGGAGTTCATGGTCGCCGAGGCCCACGCGCGCAACCTGGAGTTCCACGCCTGGTTCAACCCGTACCGGGGTGGGCAGCCGGCCTCGGTGGGCGGCCCCGGGCCGCGGCTGGACCAGCTCGCCCCGACCCATCCGCTGCGCCGGCACCCGGACTGGGCGGTGACCTATCCCAGCGCCGACCGGCCCGGCAGCCGCCTCTACTTCAACCCGGGCATCCCGGAGGCCCGCACGTTCGTCGAGGACTCGATGCTGGAGGCGGTGCAACGGTACGACGTCGACGGGGTGCACTTCGACGACTTTTTCTACCCATACCCGGAGGCCGGGCAGGACTTCCCGGACGACGCGGCGTTCGCCCGGTACGGCCGCCGGTTCGCCGACCAGCACGCCTGGCGCCGGGACAACGTGAACACCCTGGTCCGGGAGATGAGCGAGCGGATCAAGGCGATCAAGCCGTGGGTGAAGTTCGGCATCAGCCCGTTCGGCATCTGGCGCAACCAGCGCACCGACCCGGCTGGCTCCGCCACCGCCGGGTTGCAGAGCTACGACGACATCTACGCCGACACCCGGCTGTGGGTACGGGAGCAGTGGCTGGACTACGTCGTGCCGCAGCTCTACTGGCACATCGGGTTCGGCAAGGCCGACTACGCCAAGCTGTTGCCCTGGTGGGCGGACACGGTGCGGGGCACCCGGGTACAGCTCTACATCGGCCAGGCCGACTACCGGGTGGGGGAGCGCGGCGCCTGGCGCGACCCGGCCGAGCTGGACCGCCAACTGGCCCTCAATCGGCGGTACGGGGTGAAGGGCAGTGTGCACTTCAGCGCCCGGCAGGTGCGCGCCGACAAGCTCGGGGCGGTCAGCCGGTACAGCGCAGCGCACTACGCCGCCCCGGCACTGCTGCCCACGATGGCGCAGCTACCGGCGGCGCCGCCAGCCGCACCGACGGTCGGCGCCGCGCGCCGTGCGGACAGCGGCGGAGTGGCGCTGACCTGGCGCGGGAACGGCGGCGCGAGCTTCGCCGTGTACCGGGTGGACGGCGACGCGGCCCGGCTCGTCGGCACCGTCCGCGGTACCGCGTGGGTGGACCGCACCGCCCCGGCCGATCGCTCGCTGTCCTACTGCGTGTCCGGCCTGGATCGCAGCGGGAACGAGGGCCGGCTCAGCGCGCCGACATCCGCACCCATCCGGTAGGGGGCGGACCTCGGCGGCTGCGCTCGCCGGCCGCAGGTCACGCGCCGTTCCGGTCCAGCACGGGTCGGAACTCGTTACCGTGTCGGGGTGGAGATTGGTTTCGCCCCACCCGTATCCGGCTCGTGGGCAACACCGGAGCACATGATCCACGTCGCCCGCCGCGCCGAGCAGCTCGGATACCACTCGCTGTGGACGTTCCAGCGCCTGTTGGTGCCAGCCGACCTCCACTGGAGCGAGACCTACCACAGCGTCCAGGACCCGCTGATCACACTAGCGTTCCTGGCGGCCCACACCCGGCGGATCCGGCTCGGCGTCGCAGTGCTCAACATGCCGTTCATCTCCCCGGTGGTGCTGGCCAAGCAGACCACGACGCTAGACATCCTCGCCGGCGGACGGCTCGACCTCGGACTCGGCCTCGGCTGGGCGGACGAGGAGTATCAGGCGACGGGTGCGACGAAGCATCGGCGGGGCCGTCTCGCCGAGGAGTTCCTCGCGGTCCTTCGCGCCCTCTGGCAGGACGACGTCGCCGAGCATCACGGTGAGTTCTACCAGGTGCCGCCGACCCGTCTCGAGCCGAAGCCGGTGCAGCGGCCGCACCCGCCGATCCTGCTCGGCGGCCACGCGCCCGCGGCGCTGGGCCGGGC
This sequence is a window from Micromonospora sp. NBRC 110009. Protein-coding genes within it:
- a CDS encoding glycoside hydrolase family 10 protein, which produces MSSTAPPAHRRRTSALVAAIATLAMALGVGAWSLRDQVVGDGAARDSAIDAAPADGTPGCAGRPVRALRELRGMWITTVNNIDWPSRPGLPAETVRAEFRGWLDLAVRRHHNAVFVHVRPSGDALWPSRYAPWSQWLTGRRDGRDPGWDPMEFMVAEAHARNLEFHAWFNPYRGGQPASVGGPGPRLDQLAPTHPLRRHPDWAVTYPSADRPGSRLYFNPGIPEARTFVEDSMLEAVQRYDVDGVHFDDFFYPYPEAGQDFPDDAAFARYGRRFADQHAWRRDNVNTLVREMSERIKAIKPWVKFGISPFGIWRNQRTDPAGSATAGLQSYDDIYADTRLWVREQWLDYVVPQLYWHIGFGKADYAKLLPWWADTVRGTRVQLYIGQADYRVGERGAWRDPAELDRQLALNRRYGVKGSVHFSARQVRADKLGAVSRYSAAHYAAPALLPTMAQLPAAPPAAPTVGAARRADSGGVALTWRGNGGASFAVYRVDGDAARLVGTVRGTAWVDRTAPADRSLSYCVSGLDRSGNEGRLSAPTSAPIR
- a CDS encoding hydrogenase maturation protease, which encodes MAGIGNIFLGDDAFGVEVVRRLRDAVLPPGVDVSDYGIRGMHLAYDLLDGRHDVLVLVDALPLDEPPGTLAVLQVDLDDPGWTLRPADVLEASAADAHAMDPESVLRLLGSLGGRVDRVLVVGCQPAVLDERMGLSAPVAAAIDEAVGMVVGIAAEEAALTATARRPKSPQQAAAERG
- a CDS encoding hemerythrin domain-containing protein translates to MDATELLRHDHRIVEQLFRDYRAAESDAQRRGVVEILVRELSKHAALEEVLFYPFAARVLADGEVDRHLAGHAPIKELLLDLDRCRAGDRAQDELMERLASAVARHVQDDENELMPQLCARTDEQALQELGQEIDQGKQRAPTRPHPHAPDKPPALALAAPVAAIYDRLRDRMQGRPRT
- a CDS encoding alpha/beta fold hydrolase, whose protein sequence is MSPAWRLYFTERGSGPPLLLVHGLMVTGEMFEPVIGDLATRHRVIVPDLRGHGRSRGLPPPYAPAQLAADLAQLLERLGLDSTAVLGYSQGGAIAQQLALDFPDRCDRLVLACTFAFNMATRRERVEGHLVPLMLRALGMRLMAKLIVSRAASPLGRERADWLVGIMADQDRTSMGAAWQETMAFDSRPRLAEITCPTLVIAASDDHAVPIHHAKQLHDGIAGSRLIVIDDADHALIWTHSAEFARVTGDFLGA
- a CDS encoding NADH-quinone oxidoreductase subunit B family protein — translated: MTQRSGDTAVIPQENGFDEITILWISEGMSCDGDSVAMTASAQPAIEDIALGLIPGLPKVNLHNKVLSPAAGGEEFLAPYRRAARGEMIEPFILVIEGSIPNENINGEGYWTSFGNDEKTGEPLTLNWWIDQLAPKAWAVVAAGTCATYGGIHAMAGNPTGCMGLADYLGWDFRSQGGLPIVNVPGCPIQPENFMETLTWVLYHAAGSAPPPPLDHMLRPQWLFGKTVHEGCDRAAYYEQADFAKDYNSPKCQVKIGCWGPVINCNVPKRGWMGGVGGCPNVGGICIGCTMPGFPDKFMPFMDMPPGGSLSTLLIKPYGALIRRLRGITNVTANREPKWHHNGPELTSGYNPRWRPYGPADPRRQAAIERNRP
- a CDS encoding TIGR03619 family F420-dependent LLM class oxidoreductase yields the protein MIHVARRAEQLGYHSLWTFQRLLVPADLHWSETYHSVQDPLITLAFLAAHTRRIRLGVAVLNMPFISPVVLAKQTTTLDILAGGRLDLGLGLGWADEEYQATGATKHRRGRLAEEFLAVLRALWQDDVAEHHGEFYQVPPTRLEPKPVQRPHPPILLGGHAPAALGRAGRLADGWVSGSQADLMSIGDAIATVQAAAADAGRDPRSLRFVCRGAVRVCPSNPPERQPLTGTLEQIRSDLDRLAEAGITELFVDLNFDPEIGSPRADVQASLRRADEVLDALAPTR
- a CDS encoding hydrogenase/urease maturation nickel metallochaperone HypA — translated: MHETGLSEAIVAAAVRRAAGRRVSGLRVRIGGHPVDPDVVTQGIQVAAAGTVVADAAVDLILEPMTVQCHGCGRSAPVHDHLAMVACPGCGGVDIDVSGSDDVVLESITVDSAELRAV